The following proteins are encoded in a genomic region of Diadema setosum chromosome 18, eeDiaSeto1, whole genome shotgun sequence:
- the LOC140241914 gene encoding LOW QUALITY PROTEIN: zinc metalloproteinase-disintegrin-like EoMP06 (The sequence of the model RefSeq protein was modified relative to this genomic sequence to represent the inferred CDS: substituted 1 base at 1 genomic stop codon): protein MINVDGEALRVEPLEGSSGQHHVVYKEEDVISDGQKLLLDVKYGTSESVEKLEELAAKPRHRRDILTETKYIEMVIVNDDLELQFRNNDINAVQQRSKDLANAMDMMYRQLNIRIALVAVEVWRSRQIVITSDAQANLVKFQDWRRTDLIHRIPNDNAQLISGQPFRDSIVGMAEHGKMCTEDKSCGVSTDLELPLARQAVIITHEIGHNLGFFHNTPACTCPDTSCIMDESLAEPPSTMFSSCTRDTLEDVLMKGYGVCLLDHPKSFFGGPVCGNHFLEEGEECDCGTPEECDTKCCIAETCRFHTNATCAAGQCCDENCQMKSRGALCRDTFNECDLPEYCTGMSAECPGNVYLQNGEKCLGDAYARCYNGKCLSYQRQCEDVWGKRTSVRVGVDECFDLNRQGSHFGSCGETDEDPCPIPXDPNGPCYKACLPQNVKCGRLMCEYVPSRPVLSGIARIATGEATDAWGRRHDCKSASFDFGEDVPDPGYVAEGTLCAEGKICVDFKCQNMSAAGVRSCPYNCHNHGVCNSKNHCHCDQGWAPPLCDTVGYGGSIDSGPASPPDPSGVSNGVLAGILIFFLLVLPLIALGVILYCKRKKLLQMFQKSKEPNSGHGSYVNKRYVSSNGTSSKNIVRTPSIRASPPTIEHIPNSGTGSVVHDIHPLVPTVPDVKYKPVPTQQPLKPSAPPPSRPTGPPSRPKGAVSRPTAPPTDPAVKALLPKSKPTTRSHSFNLPATIENQSGKAPLRPAPPLKRPPSVHETKTPENGIAGARAALKPVPRSRPNFNANNSKDNDWRKGGDRITKDGGMDEEVEEEPFIANKPSVPKKPSTPRKPPMLPSRPPLRTQSLRAPSAMQR from the exons TACTCGATGTGAAATATGGTACTTCAGAGTCGGTGGAAAAACTGGAGGAGCTTGCAGCAAAACCACGCCATCGTCGAGACATCCTAACAGAGACAAAATATATTGAGATGGTCATCGTTAATGATGATTTAGAG CTACAATTCAGAAACAATGATATCAACGCAGTGCAGCAGAGGAGTAAAGACCTTGCAAATGCCATGGACATG ATGTACAGGCAACTCAACATACGGATAGCCCTAGTTGCCGTGGAAGTGTGGAGGTCTCGACAAATAGTTATTACATCGGATGCCCAAGCTAACCTGGTCAAGTTCCAAGACTGGCGAAGAACAGACCTCATACACAGAATTCCAAACGATAATGCCCAGCTCATTTC GGGTCAACCATTCAGAGACTCTATTGTAGGGATGGCTGAACATGGTAAGATGTGTACAGAAGACAAGTCTTGTGGTGTTAGCACG GACCTTGAGCTTCCTTTAGCACGTCAAGCAGTCATTATCACCCATGAAATTGGCCACAATCTAGGCTTCTTCCACAACACTCCGGCCTGCACCTGTCCCGATACATCTTGCATCATGGATGAAAGTCTAGC TGAGCCTCCGTCCACTATGTTCTCTAGCTGCACCAGGGATACCCTGGAAGACGTGTTGATGAAGGGGTACGGAGTGTGTCTCCTTGACCACCCAAAGAGCTTTTTTGGAGGACCGGTCTGTGGCAACCACTTCCTTGAGGAAGGGGAAGAGTGTGACTGTGGTACCCCTGAG GAATGTGACACAAAGTGCTGCATTGCTGAGACGTGCCGTTTCCATACCAACGCAACCTGTGCTGCTGGTCAGTGCTGTGATGAAAACTGCCAAATGAAGTCTAGAGGTGCCCTGTGCCGTGATACTTTCAATGAGTGTGACTTGCCAGAATACTGCACTGGGATGTCAGCAGag TGCCCAGGTAACGTCTATTTGCAGAACGGAGAGAAGTGTTTAGGAGATGCTTATGCTCGCTGCTACAATGGAAAGTGTCTGAGTTACCAACGCCAGTGTGAGGATGTATGGGGCAAAAGAACAA GTGTACGAGTTGGAGTCGATGAATGCTTTGACCTCAACAGACAGGGCAGCCATTTTGGCAGCTGTGGTGAAACTGATGAGGACCCATGTCCTATACCGTGA GATCCCAATGGCCCATGCTACAAGGCATGCCTACCACA GAATGTGAAGTGTGGACGTTTGATGTGTGAATATGTCCCGTCCAGACCAGTGCTGAGCGGCATCGCCAGGATTGCCACTGGGGAGGCCACGGATGCCTGGGGCCGGCGGCACGACTGCAAGTCAGCGTCATTTGACTTCGGGGAAGATGTCCCAGACCCGGGCTACGTTGCCGAGGGAACGCTCTGTGCAGAGGGAAAG ATCTGTGTAGACTTTAAGTGCCAGAACATGAGTGCCGCTGGTGTGAGATCATGCCCGTACAACTGCCACAATCATGGG GTTTGTAATAGCAAGAATCATTGTCACTGTGACCAGGGCTGGGCCCCGCCTCTCTGTGACACCGTTGGATACGGGGGAAGTATTGACTCAGGCCCCGCCTCTCCCCCTGATCCATCTG GCGTGTCCAATGGTGTATTGGCAGGTATCctcatcttcttcctcttgGTCCTCCCCCTCATCGCTCTTGGTGTCATTCTATACTGCAAACGCAAGAAGCTCCTGCAGATGTTTCAGAAAAGCAAGGAGCCAAATTCTGG CCATGGCTCATATGTGAACAAGAGATATGTCAGCAGCAACGGAACTTCCAGTAAGAATATTGTTCGTACTCCATCCATCCGTGCCTCCCCGCCTACTATTGAGCATATACCAAACAGCGGCACTGGCTCTGTGGTGCATGACATTCATCCCTTGGTTCCTACCGTTCCAGACGTGAAGTACAAACCAGTCCCTACCCAGCAGCCGTTAAAGCCAAGTGCTCCACCCCCAAGCCGCCCCACAGGACCACCCAGCAGGCCAAAGGGTGCGGTCTCTCGCCCCACTGCACCACCAACTGATCCTGCAGTCAAGGCACTGCTTCCCAAGTCTAAACCCACAACACGTTCACACAGCTTCAATTTGCCTGCCACTATTGAGAACCAATCTGGCAAAGCACCGCTGAGACCTGCCCCGCCTTTGAAACGTCCACCTTCGGTCCACGAGACCAAGACTCCTGAAAACGGCATAGCTGGTGCCAGAGCTGCCCTGAAGCCAGTTCCACGCTCCAGACCAAACTTTAATGCCAACAACTCCAAAGACAATGACTGGAGGAAAGGTGGAGATCGCATCACTAAAGATGGAGGTATGGATGAGGAGGTGGAGGAAGAGCCCTTTATTGCTAACAAACCATCAGTCCCCAAAAAGCCTTCTACACCAAGGAAACCACCCATGCTGCCAAGTCGTCCTCCACTTCGCACCCAGAGTCTGAGGGCGCCGAGTGCGATGCAGCGGTGA